A single window of Rhizobium indicum DNA harbors:
- the msrP gene encoding protein-methionine-sulfoxide reductase catalytic subunit MsrP: MPSYRPPKIASSEITPRQIYVRRREFLGAAALGAMALYSAGKASAAALSAVESKYKVDEKATPIKDVTTYNNFYEFGLDKGDPAALSGDFKPLPWTIKVDGMVNKPGTFDLEALMKEFPIEERTYRMRCVEAWSMVIPWDGFPLASLLDKVEPLGSAKYVAFETVVRPEEMPGQKGFFQSLDWPYVEGLRLDEARHPLTLLAVGLYGETLPNQNGAPIRLVVPWKYGFKGIKSIVRITLTDQQPKNTWQVTNPQEYGFYANVNPAVDHPRWSQATERRIGESGFFGASRHPTLPFNGYADEVASLYAGMDLKANF, encoded by the coding sequence ATGCCAAGCTATCGCCCACCGAAGATCGCGTCATCGGAGATTACGCCGCGCCAGATCTATGTGCGCCGCCGTGAATTCCTCGGCGCGGCAGCGCTTGGCGCCATGGCGCTCTACAGCGCCGGCAAGGCGAGTGCTGCGGCCCTCTCCGCCGTTGAGAGCAAGTACAAGGTCGACGAGAAGGCGACGCCGATCAAGGACGTCACGACCTACAATAATTTCTATGAGTTCGGCCTCGACAAGGGCGATCCCGCAGCTCTTTCCGGCGATTTCAAGCCGCTGCCCTGGACGATCAAGGTCGACGGCATGGTCAACAAGCCAGGCACCTTCGACCTCGAGGCGCTGATGAAGGAATTCCCGATCGAGGAGCGCACCTACCGGATGCGCTGCGTCGAGGCCTGGTCGATGGTCATCCCGTGGGACGGCTTTCCGCTGGCATCGCTGCTCGACAAAGTCGAGCCACTCGGCAGCGCCAAGTACGTCGCCTTCGAAACCGTCGTGCGGCCGGAGGAGATGCCGGGTCAGAAGGGCTTCTTCCAGTCGCTTGACTGGCCCTATGTCGAGGGTCTGCGCCTCGACGAGGCGCGCCATCCGCTGACGCTGCTGGCCGTCGGGCTCTATGGCGAAACGCTACCGAACCAGAACGGCGCGCCGATCCGCCTCGTCGTGCCGTGGAAATACGGTTTCAAGGGTATCAAGTCGATCGTCAGGATCACACTCACCGACCAGCAACCGAAGAATACCTGGCAGGTCACCAATCCGCAGGAATACGGCTTCTATGCCAACGTCAATCCAGCGGTCGACCATCCGCGCTGGAGCCAGGCGACCGAACGGCGCATTGGCGAAAGCGGCTTCTTCGGCGCGAGCCGCCATCCCACCCTGCCCTTCAACGGATATGCCGACGAGGTGGCAAGCCTTTATGCCGGCATGGATCTGAAGGCGAATTTCTGA